Proteins encoded within one genomic window of Prauserella marina:
- a CDS encoding maleylpyruvate isomerase family mycothiol-dependent enzyme: MSDMEMASAERADLADLLSTLTPEQWDTPSLCEGWRVRDVVAHVAGYEDLDRFGLARRFVRGWIVNTNQVRVEELRGLTNEELLDRLRSHLVPRGVTSGFGGMIALVDGTIHHQDIRRPLGLPREIPAARLRRVLDATMRNPRLPAWRVTRGLRLTATDLDWSHGKGREVRGPAEALLMAAAGRQDAVTELEGPGQRILANRLAR; this comes from the coding sequence ATGAGCGACATGGAGATGGCGAGCGCGGAGCGGGCCGACCTCGCCGACCTGCTGAGCACGCTGACTCCGGAACAGTGGGACACCCCTTCGCTGTGCGAAGGATGGCGGGTGCGCGATGTCGTCGCCCACGTGGCCGGTTATGAGGATCTTGACCGGTTCGGGTTGGCCCGCCGCTTCGTTCGCGGCTGGATCGTCAACACCAACCAGGTGCGAGTGGAGGAATTGCGCGGGTTGACCAACGAGGAATTGCTCGATCGGCTGCGTTCCCATCTCGTTCCTCGCGGCGTCACTTCCGGATTCGGTGGGATGATCGCGCTCGTCGACGGCACGATCCATCACCAGGACATCCGGCGACCGCTGGGATTGCCCAGGGAAATTCCAGCAGCCCGGCTGCGGCGCGTCCTCGACGCCACCATGCGCAATCCCCGGCTTCCGGCTTGGCGCGTCACCAGAGGGCTGCGCCTCACGGCAACCGACCTTGACTGGAGCCATGGCAAAGGCCGCGAGGTCAGAGGTCCCGCGGAGGCGCTTTTGATGGCGGCGGCGGGCAGGCAGGACGCCGTCACCGAGCTCGAAGGCCCAGGTCAGCGAATACTGGCAAACAGGCTCGCCCGCTGA
- a CDS encoding DNA-processing protein DprA yields the protein MGKVDRLEQAALIALLQTQPNGLTWADITADVLANGSALDVWHEHRPPALFDEPGRPDALTSAEASLRKWESSGLTVLTITDDRYPQRLRGIHQAPPLLFARGGLVEDDPAVSIVGSRAATNRGLRIAGDISRALVSRGLTVIAGLANGVDTSAHRAALDAGGRTVAVLGTGINRNYPSENHELQNEIGRRGLLLSQFWPDAPPQKHTFLMRNATMSGYGLATVVVEAGENSGTRVQARMAVEHGRTVILVGTVIDQNEWAKKLCGRPGVHRADDLQQVVELALHASTTRLDVEDEIERVASALK from the coding sequence GTGGGCAAGGTGGATCGTCTGGAGCAGGCAGCTCTCATCGCCCTGCTTCAAACTCAGCCGAACGGCCTGACCTGGGCAGACATCACCGCTGACGTTCTCGCCAACGGGAGCGCCCTCGACGTGTGGCACGAACATCGCCCTCCCGCGCTTTTCGACGAACCCGGCCGCCCGGACGCGCTCACCTCGGCCGAGGCGAGCCTGCGGAAGTGGGAGTCTTCGGGGCTCACGGTCCTCACCATCACTGATGACCGATACCCGCAGCGGCTGCGAGGAATCCACCAGGCGCCGCCCCTGCTGTTCGCGCGCGGAGGTCTCGTCGAGGACGACCCGGCCGTTTCGATCGTGGGGTCACGTGCTGCCACGAACCGTGGCCTCAGAATCGCGGGTGACATCAGCAGGGCCTTGGTTTCCCGTGGCCTCACGGTGATCGCAGGGCTGGCGAACGGCGTCGACACGTCCGCTCACCGGGCAGCGCTCGACGCGGGGGGACGAACCGTCGCCGTACTCGGAACCGGTATCAATCGCAATTACCCCTCGGAGAACCACGAGCTGCAAAACGAAATCGGTCGGCGAGGGCTTCTGCTGTCCCAGTTCTGGCCGGACGCTCCGCCACAGAAGCACACCTTCCTGATGCGGAACGCGACCATGTCGGGATACGGCCTGGCCACGGTCGTGGTGGAGGCGGGAGAGAACAGCGGAACACGGGTACAAGCACGTATGGCGGTCGAGCACGGCAGGACGGTGATACTCGTCGGCACCGTTATCGACCAGAACGAGTGGGCCAAGAAGCTGTGCGGGCGGCCCGGAGTGCACAGGGCGGACGATCTACAGCAGGTCGTTGAACTCGCTCTACACGCGTCGACGACTCGACTTGACGTGGAGGACGAGATCGAGCGGGTCGCCTCAGCTCTCAAATGA
- a CDS encoding VOC family protein, translating into MTETFSAFSISPVPVPGPGTEPAELFRGIYGMPTFVTVPTADLAASVDFWTRGLGFFDLFSVEGAITHLRRWAFQDVLLVPGEPAEGTPALSVTFSCVLKQIDEIKAACERLAPGSTRGPETKPWNSVELEVRTPDNTRVIMSAAQPYDPDSPEAANLRDMGIEGPGR; encoded by the coding sequence ATGACCGAAACATTCTCCGCGTTCTCCATCAGCCCGGTGCCCGTGCCCGGCCCCGGCACCGAGCCAGCCGAACTGTTCCGAGGCATCTACGGGATGCCGACGTTCGTCACCGTTCCCACGGCCGACCTCGCCGCGTCCGTCGACTTCTGGACGCGGGGGCTCGGGTTCTTCGACCTGTTCTCGGTCGAGGGCGCGATCACTCACCTGCGGCGCTGGGCCTTCCAGGACGTGCTACTTGTGCCTGGCGAGCCGGCCGAGGGGACTCCGGCGCTGAGCGTGACCTTCTCCTGCGTGCTCAAGCAAATCGACGAGATCAAGGCCGCGTGCGAGCGTCTCGCACCCGGCAGCACGCGGGGCCCGGAGACGAAGCCCTGGAACTCGGTCGAGCTTGAGGTCCGCACACCGGACAACACCAGGGTGATCATGAGCGCGGCACAGCCCTACGATCCCGACAGTCCCGAGGCGGCGAACCTCAGGGACATGGGGATCGAGGGGCCCGGCAGGTAA
- a CDS encoding MerR family transcriptional regulator yields MPHRAHDNASSAGTGLTVGAVAARVGVTVRALHHWDSIGLVRPSGRTHAGYRLYTAQDLSRVHRVLVYRELGVPLDDILALLEAPGADADASLRKQRDRLRERMARLRGMAEALDRVIEARESGILLSADQQVEIFGENWDPSWAGEAYKRWGDTRQWAQYAERSAERTAEEWRRIADGVEALTADLAAAFRKGTEAGSEEANALADRHRASIDSYFDCTISMQVCIGRGFVTDPEVATFYDDVEPGLANWLREIIEANARANGVDPETATWN; encoded by the coding sequence ATGCCCCATCGAGCCCACGACAACGCGTCCTCGGCGGGCACCGGCCTCACGGTCGGTGCCGTCGCGGCGCGCGTCGGGGTGACGGTCAGGGCTCTGCATCACTGGGACTCGATCGGGCTCGTCCGGCCTTCGGGACGAACGCACGCGGGATACCGGCTCTACACGGCGCAGGACCTGTCCAGGGTCCACCGGGTGCTGGTCTATCGCGAGCTCGGCGTCCCGCTCGACGACATCTTGGCGTTGCTTGAGGCGCCTGGGGCCGACGCGGACGCGTCGTTGCGCAAACAGCGCGACCGGCTGCGGGAGCGCATGGCGAGGCTCCGCGGGATGGCCGAGGCGCTCGACAGGGTCATCGAGGCCAGGGAGTCCGGAATCCTGCTCTCTGCCGATCAGCAGGTCGAGATCTTCGGCGAGAACTGGGATCCGTCGTGGGCGGGCGAGGCGTACAAGCGCTGGGGCGACACCCGGCAGTGGGCTCAGTACGCCGAGCGTTCCGCTGAGAGGACAGCCGAGGAGTGGCGGCGGATCGCCGACGGCGTCGAAGCGCTCACCGCCGATCTCGCCGCCGCGTTCAGAAAGGGAACGGAGGCCGGAAGCGAGGAAGCCAATGCCCTCGCCGATCGGCACAGGGCTTCGATCGATTCCTATTTCGACTGCACGATCTCCATGCAGGTGTGCATCGGAAGGGGCTTCGTCACCGATCCCGAGGTCGCCACCTTCTACGACGACGTCGAACCGGGACTCGCCAACTGGCTGCGGGAGATCATCGAGGCGAACGCGCGCGCCAACGGGGTCGATCCCGAAACGGCGACCTGGAACTGA
- a CDS encoding biotin-dependent carboxyltransferase family protein: MNNELEVLEPGPLATVQDLGRPGLADIGVGMSGGADRGSLRLANQLVGNEEGAAAVEVTFGGFTARADEDLVVAITGAPCPITVDTRGGALNSAIRVPAGSVLRLGSPKSGMRSYVAVAGGIEVEPVLGSRSTDLLTGLGPPLLRAGTRLPLGAAPATQSSTGTASVPPPPSDEVTLRVLPGPRLDWFEESALETLLTGDYRVTSESNRIGIRLDGPALARVRDESLPNEGIVTGALHVPPSSRPTLFLADHPVIGGYPAIAVVVSADVDKAAQARPGLRLRFVAD, from the coding sequence ATGAACAACGAGCTGGAAGTGCTTGAGCCTGGTCCACTTGCGACAGTGCAAGATCTGGGCAGGCCAGGGCTTGCCGACATCGGAGTGGGGATGTCGGGAGGTGCGGACCGCGGCTCGCTGCGGCTCGCCAACCAGCTCGTCGGAAATGAGGAGGGAGCGGCGGCCGTCGAGGTGACATTCGGCGGCTTCACCGCACGGGCCGACGAAGACCTCGTCGTGGCCATCACGGGTGCGCCCTGTCCGATCACAGTAGACACCCGCGGTGGCGCGCTGAACTCCGCGATCCGGGTACCGGCTGGTTCGGTACTGCGGCTCGGCTCGCCCAAATCGGGAATGCGCAGTTATGTGGCCGTGGCCGGCGGCATCGAGGTCGAACCCGTTCTCGGGTCACGTTCGACCGATTTGCTGACCGGCCTCGGTCCACCCCTCCTGCGTGCGGGCACGCGGCTCCCACTCGGCGCCGCGCCCGCGACGCAATCCTCCACCGGCACCGCCTCGGTGCCCCCACCGCCCTCGGACGAGGTGACCCTGCGCGTCTTGCCGGGCCCCCGCCTCGACTGGTTCGAGGAATCCGCGCTGGAAACCCTGCTGACCGGCGACTATCGCGTGACGTCGGAAAGCAACCGCATCGGCATCCGGCTCGACGGCCCCGCGCTTGCCAGGGTCCGCGACGAATCACTGCCCAACGAAGGCATCGTCACCGGCGCACTGCACGTGCCGCCGTCGAGCCGCCCCACGCTTTTTCTCGCCGACCACCCCGTCATCGGCGGCTACCCCGCCATCGCCGTCGTGGTTTCGGCCGACGTCGACAAGGCCGCGCAGGCGAGGCCGGGGCTCCGGTTGCGCTTCGTCGCCGACTGA
- the pxpB gene encoding 5-oxoprolinase subunit PxpB, which translates to MRLLRCADSGLLIEVDDVAEVRALHQALTNERPHGVVDFVPAPRTLLLLLDPRLADIAEVEQAVLSVRPCTEDSDSAPEVVRVPVVYDGADLAAVAKLTGLTENEVVAAHTSSEWTVGFDGFAPGFGYLSGGPEALTVPRRSEPRTRIPAGAVGLAGEYSGIYPRDSAGGWQLIGHTEMEIWHADHNPPALLRPGVRVRFQEAA; encoded by the coding sequence ATGCGCTTGCTGCGGTGCGCTGATTCCGGGTTGCTGATCGAGGTCGACGACGTGGCCGAGGTGCGCGCGCTGCATCAGGCGCTCACCAACGAAAGGCCGCATGGCGTCGTCGACTTCGTTCCCGCTCCCCGGACACTGCTGCTGCTCCTCGATCCTCGGCTGGCTGACATCGCCGAGGTCGAGCAGGCCGTGCTTTCCGTACGGCCCTGCACGGAGGACAGCGACAGCGCACCGGAAGTCGTACGCGTCCCTGTCGTGTACGACGGCGCCGACCTCGCCGCTGTGGCGAAGTTGACCGGCCTCACCGAAAACGAGGTCGTCGCGGCGCACACCAGTTCGGAATGGACGGTGGGATTCGACGGTTTCGCCCCGGGTTTCGGATATCTCTCCGGTGGACCCGAGGCGCTGACCGTGCCAAGACGCAGTGAACCTCGCACCAGGATTCCAGCAGGTGCCGTCGGACTCGCGGGCGAGTACAGCGGTATCTACCCTCGGGATTCCGCTGGCGGCTGGCAACTCATCGGACACACCGAAATGGAAATCTGGCACGCCGACCACAACCCACCCGCGCTGCTCCGACCGGGCGTGCGAGTGCGGTTCCAGGAGGCTGCCTGA
- a CDS encoding LamB/YcsF family protein yields MVDLNADLAEGFGRWELGDDAELLRVVTSANVACGFHAGDPGVIRRACHLAVEQGVAIGAQVGYRDLAGFGRRFIDIDPRELIDDLIYQIGALEGIAKVAGTEVTYVKPHGALYNAIVSHAEQAEAVITAVRQYNPELAVLGLAGASWLASAEAEGLRVFHEAFADRAYTPQGTLVSRREPGAVLHDPELIAARCVKLANGEPFEAIDGSLITVRADSICVHGDTEGAVRVAKSVRQQLVSAGITLTSFAPPREAVNRDALAAVR; encoded by the coding sequence GTGGTAGACCTCAACGCGGACCTCGCAGAAGGTTTCGGCCGTTGGGAGCTGGGTGACGACGCGGAACTCCTCCGGGTCGTCACCAGCGCCAACGTCGCCTGTGGCTTCCATGCCGGGGACCCTGGTGTCATCCGGCGGGCCTGTCACCTCGCCGTCGAACAAGGTGTCGCGATCGGCGCCCAGGTCGGGTATCGCGACCTGGCAGGCTTCGGCAGGCGGTTCATCGACATCGATCCCCGCGAGCTCATCGACGATCTGATCTACCAGATCGGCGCGCTCGAAGGGATCGCCAAGGTGGCGGGCACAGAGGTCACCTACGTGAAACCGCACGGCGCGCTCTACAACGCGATCGTGTCGCACGCGGAGCAGGCGGAAGCGGTCATCACCGCGGTTCGCCAGTACAACCCCGAACTCGCCGTACTCGGTCTCGCGGGTGCGTCATGGCTTGCCAGTGCGGAAGCCGAAGGGTTGCGCGTGTTCCACGAGGCGTTCGCCGACCGCGCCTACACCCCTCAGGGCACGCTCGTGTCCAGAAGGGAACCCGGCGCGGTGCTGCACGATCCCGAGCTCATCGCGGCGCGATGCGTGAAGCTGGCCAACGGTGAACCGTTCGAAGCCATCGACGGTAGCCTCATCACCGTGCGAGCCGACTCGATCTGCGTACACGGCGACACCGAAGGCGCCGTGCGCGTCGCGAAGTCGGTGCGACAGCAGCTCGTTTCGGCAGGCATCACGCTGACGTCTTTCGCACCGCCCCGCGAGGCGGTGAACCGCGATGCGCTTGCTGCGGTGCGCTGA
- a CDS encoding NRAMP family divalent metal transporter, with protein sequence MSENLDSSRASESTEVTPDPESGGKKGSGVKRSTLLGAVFLMATSAIGPGFITQTTTFTVQMGAAFAFAILISIIVDIAVQLNVWRVIGVSGMRAQELGNKVLPGLGILMAVLVVFGGLVFNIGNVAGASLGLDAMMGLDVKIGGAISAALAIGIFLSKKAGLAMDRIVVLLGVIMIGLTLYVAIVAGPPVGEAIKQTVLPDDIDFLVITTLIGGTVGGYITYAGAHRLVDAGVTGPKNIVDVSRSSIISLLVTGLMRVLLFLAIFGVVAGGVALTSDNMAAEAFGHAAGEVGVRMFGVILWGAALTSVVGASYTSVSFIVTFSPKLKERQNWLVVGFIAISAGFFLLLDQAPANLLILAGALNGLILPVGFGVLMWVAARRTDLLKGYRYPRYLLVIGVLAWVLTLYLGWNSLSGIADLWS encoded by the coding sequence ATGAGCGAAAACCTTGACAGCTCAAGGGCGTCAGAATCCACGGAAGTAACCCCGGACCCCGAGTCGGGCGGCAAGAAGGGCAGCGGCGTCAAGCGCAGCACACTGCTCGGTGCCGTCTTCTTGATGGCGACCAGCGCCATCGGCCCCGGGTTCATCACCCAGACCACCACGTTCACCGTGCAGATGGGCGCGGCCTTCGCGTTCGCCATCCTGATTTCGATCATCGTCGACATCGCGGTGCAGCTCAACGTTTGGCGCGTCATCGGTGTCTCCGGTATGCGCGCACAGGAACTCGGCAACAAGGTCCTGCCAGGACTCGGCATCCTGATGGCCGTACTGGTCGTGTTCGGTGGCCTCGTCTTCAACATCGGTAACGTCGCGGGTGCCTCACTCGGTCTCGACGCGATGATGGGGCTCGACGTCAAGATCGGTGGCGCCATCTCGGCGGCGCTGGCGATCGGCATCTTCCTCAGCAAGAAGGCCGGCCTCGCCATGGACCGCATCGTCGTGCTCCTCGGCGTCATCATGATCGGCCTGACGCTGTACGTCGCGATCGTCGCGGGCCCGCCGGTCGGCGAGGCCATCAAGCAGACCGTGCTGCCGGACGACATCGACTTCCTCGTCATCACCACGCTCATCGGTGGCACCGTGGGTGGCTACATCACCTACGCCGGTGCTCACCGGCTCGTCGACGCAGGCGTCACCGGCCCGAAGAACATCGTCGACGTCAGCCGCAGCTCGATCATCTCGCTACTGGTCACCGGCCTCATGCGGGTCCTGCTGTTCCTCGCCATCTTCGGCGTCGTCGCCGGTGGTGTCGCACTCACCAGTGACAACATGGCAGCGGAAGCCTTCGGCCACGCCGCCGGCGAAGTCGGTGTCCGGATGTTCGGCGTGATCCTCTGGGGCGCGGCGCTCACCTCGGTCGTCGGTGCTTCCTACACCTCGGTGTCGTTCATCGTCACGTTCTCGCCGAAGCTCAAGGAGAGGCAGAACTGGCTCGTCGTCGGCTTCATCGCCATCTCGGCTGGCTTCTTCCTGCTCCTGGACCAGGCCCCCGCGAACCTGCTGATCCTGGCCGGTGCGCTCAACGGTCTGATCCTGCCGGTCGGCTTCGGTGTCCTCATGTGGGTCGCCGCTCGCCGGACCGACCTGCTGAAGGGTTACCGCTACCCGCGCTACCTGCTGGTCATCGGTGTGCTGGCCTGGGTGCTGACCCTGTACCTCGGCTGGAACTCGCTCAGCGGTATCGCCGACCTGTGGAGCTGA
- a CDS encoding vWA domain-containing protein — translation MSRPARPAKLLTAALAAATFLALPATAAQAQEAEPKEQYAPTMLVLDASGSMAGEDPSGGTKMDAAKRAVHGVVEAAPTGSQVGLAAYGTGTGNSAAEKARGCQDVTVVHEPQPIKKDALTKAVDGLSPSGYTPIGKALQVAAEQLPEDGPRSIVLVSDGEDTCAPPEPCEVVKQLDGRGVELVVHTVGFGVDDAARKQLTCVAQSTGGTYTDAPDAKTLEQTLPRVTATALRNYEPAGTPITGTETYDPAPAAKPGQHLDTIGQKEKRYYAVDVPQGATAYFSATVSFPRLSGVSMTDDINSLQLRTYGENGQDCHEFASEMATRSSDGIPLTVATTWKGAIEEKTGETNRDRCQGGGRYYFALEWATVSSGVPERLPVELLVGVEPAATETGPVAVKPKVEFSEPSGADIPVVGGGSFNVAGVIDGSHTYADTVQRGEFVFYKVKLDWGQGLAYRVRFDETPKDGTRTVSNISTTFYSPYREEIDWDTTVYTGEAKTLPANDPAISTVPVRYNNRDADVRDARSQSVAGWYYIAVKVSPPHTDDGTAPSVPIKLDLTVTDEIEQGPSYQFASDEDRKNGPFGGQRAPGTPADDGDARSEANQVNTAASTSMVSTTGWIVIASAGVLVLVALLVGGLAVRRRKTTQ, via the coding sequence ATGTCGAGACCCGCCAGGCCGGCCAAGCTGCTGACGGCAGCGCTCGCGGCGGCGACCTTCCTCGCCCTGCCCGCTACCGCGGCGCAGGCACAAGAGGCCGAGCCGAAGGAGCAGTACGCGCCGACCATGCTCGTGCTCGACGCGTCTGGCTCGATGGCGGGTGAGGACCCCAGCGGGGGCACGAAAATGGACGCGGCCAAACGAGCCGTCCACGGCGTCGTCGAAGCCGCGCCCACCGGTTCCCAGGTCGGCCTCGCCGCCTACGGCACGGGCACTGGCAACTCCGCCGCCGAGAAAGCACGGGGCTGCCAGGACGTCACGGTCGTGCACGAGCCCCAGCCGATCAAGAAGGACGCGCTCACCAAAGCCGTCGACGGGCTGTCCCCCAGCGGCTACACGCCGATCGGCAAGGCACTACAGGTCGCGGCGGAGCAACTTCCCGAGGATGGTCCGCGCTCCATCGTGCTCGTCTCCGACGGAGAGGACACCTGCGCGCCACCCGAGCCCTGTGAGGTCGTCAAACAACTCGACGGCAGGGGCGTCGAACTCGTCGTGCACACCGTCGGCTTCGGGGTCGACGACGCCGCGAGGAAGCAGTTGACCTGCGTCGCGCAGAGCACCGGCGGCACCTACACCGACGCACCGGACGCCAAGACGCTCGAACAGACCCTCCCGAGAGTCACCGCGACCGCGCTGCGCAACTACGAACCCGCCGGCACGCCGATCACGGGGACCGAGACCTACGATCCCGCTCCGGCCGCGAAGCCAGGCCAGCACCTCGACACCATCGGGCAGAAGGAAAAGCGCTACTACGCCGTCGACGTTCCGCAGGGTGCGACCGCGTACTTCAGCGCCACCGTCTCCTTCCCCCGCCTTTCCGGGGTCTCGATGACCGACGACATCAACTCGCTGCAACTGCGCACCTACGGCGAGAACGGACAGGACTGCCACGAGTTCGCGTCGGAGATGGCAACCCGTTCCAGCGACGGCATCCCGCTGACCGTCGCGACGACGTGGAAGGGCGCCATCGAGGAGAAGACGGGGGAAACCAACCGCGACCGCTGCCAGGGAGGTGGCCGCTACTACTTCGCGCTGGAGTGGGCCACCGTGTCGTCCGGGGTTCCCGAGCGGCTTCCGGTCGAACTGCTCGTCGGCGTCGAACCAGCCGCCACCGAGACCGGCCCCGTCGCGGTGAAGCCGAAGGTCGAGTTCAGCGAACCCTCTGGCGCCGACATTCCCGTCGTCGGCGGTGGTTCCTTCAACGTCGCGGGCGTGATCGACGGCTCCCACACCTACGCGGACACCGTCCAGCGGGGCGAGTTCGTCTTCTACAAGGTCAAGCTCGACTGGGGACAGGGCCTCGCCTACCGGGTCCGGTTCGACGAGACGCCCAAGGACGGCACGAGGACGGTCTCCAACATCTCGACGACGTTCTATTCCCCTTACCGGGAGGAAATCGACTGGGACACGACCGTCTACACCGGCGAGGCGAAGACACTGCCCGCGAACGACCCCGCCATCTCCACGGTCCCGGTTCGCTACAACAACAGGGACGCCGACGTGCGGGACGCCAGGAGTCAGAGCGTCGCGGGCTGGTACTACATCGCCGTCAAGGTGAGCCCGCCGCACACCGACGACGGAACGGCTCCCTCCGTGCCGATCAAGCTCGACCTCACCGTCACCGACGAGATCGAACAAGGCCCCTCGTATCAGTTCGCCTCCGATGAGGACAGGAAAAACGGACCATTCGGCGGTCAACGGGCACCGGGCACACCCGCCGACGACGGCGATGCGCGTTCCGAAGCGAATCAGGTCAACACGGCCGCAAGCACCAGCATGGTCTCGACCACCGGGTGGATCGTCATCGCGAGCGCGGGAGTGCTCGTGCTGGTCGCTCTCCTCGTCGGCGGACTCGCCGTCCGCAGAAGGAAAACTACGCAGTAG